In Pseudomonadota bacterium, the following proteins share a genomic window:
- a CDS encoding MoxR family ATPase → MTDQKFSGTDRYVADDELMMAVNAAVTLQRPLLIKGEPGTGKTQLAIEVARALGKPLIEWHIKSTTKARQGLYEYDAVARLRDSQLGDDKVKSIDNYIVPGKLWEAFESEQQPVLLIDEIDKADIEFPNDLLQELDRMEFFVYETQQTISAKHRPIIIITSNNEKELPDAFLRRCFFHYIRFPSKEVMAKIVDVHHPGLKQDLLKAALSAFYDIRDARGLKKKPSTSELIDWIKLLLAEDIPADALRNDDKKLMPIMHGALLKNEQDVHLFEQLVFLNKRNAR, encoded by the coding sequence ATGACCGATCAGAAATTCAGTGGCACCGACCGCTACGTAGCCGATGACGAACTCATGATGGCGGTGAACGCCGCTGTGACGCTGCAGCGACCCCTGCTCATCAAGGGTGAGCCGGGCACGGGCAAAACCCAGCTGGCGATCGAGGTGGCTCGGGCGCTCGGAAAGCCACTTATCGAGTGGCACATCAAATCGACGACAAAAGCACGGCAGGGTCTGTATGAGTACGATGCCGTGGCCCGGCTGCGCGATTCGCAGCTCGGTGATGACAAGGTCAAGAGCATCGATAACTACATTGTGCCGGGAAAACTGTGGGAGGCCTTTGAGTCGGAACAGCAACCGGTTCTACTCATCGACGAAATTGACAAGGCGGATATCGAATTTCCTAATGACCTGCTGCAAGAGCTCGATCGCATGGAGTTTTTTGTGTACGAAACGCAGCAGACGATCAGCGCCAAACATCGGCCGATTATCATTATTACGAGCAACAATGAAAAAGAGCTGCCCGACGCGTTCTTGCGTCGCTGTTTCTTCCACTACATTCGCTTCCCATCCAAGGAAGTGATGGCCAAAATTGTGGATGTGCATCATCCGGGCCTAAAACAGGATCTGCTCAAAGCGGCTCTGAGCGCGTTCTACGATATTCGCGACGCGCGTGGTCTTAAGAAAAAGCCATCCACGTCCGAGCTGATCGACTGGATAAAGTTGCTGCTCGCCGAGGATATCCCGGCGGACGCGCTGCGCAATGACGACAAAAAACTCATGCCGATCATGCATGGCGCACTGCTTAAAAATGAGCAAGATGTGCATCTGTTTGAACAACTGGTGTTCTTGAATAAGCGCAATGCTCGTTAA
- a CDS encoding HPr family phosphocarrier protein, with protein sequence MKELIVRVCNDRGLHARPSAQFSSVAKKFDCRVTVTASDRSADGKSIMGLLTLAATQNSRLVICLVGPQAAEAAEALLEQCSDTICLDAKSDS encoded by the coding sequence ATGAAGGAACTCATTGTCAGAGTGTGTAACGATCGCGGTCTCCACGCGAGACCGTCTGCGCAGTTTTCGTCGGTGGCCAAGAAGTTTGACTGCCGCGTAACGGTCACCGCATCCGATCGTAGCGCTGACGGAAAAAGTATCATGGGCCTTCTCACACTCGCCGCTACTCAAAATAGCCGGCTGGTCATCTGCCTGGTGGGCCCGCAAGCCGCCGAAGCCGCTGAGGCGTTGCTCGAGCAATGTAGCGATACGATTTGTCTTGACGCGAAGAGCGACTCATGA
- a CDS encoding peroxiredoxin produces MLALQRASRLLQLIVFSALCAGFSATALGETVTEGQVAPAFRLQDQNGKWHELERYCGQWVVLYFYPKDDTPGCTTQACEFRDEIYAFRKNNINILGVSLDDVSSHEEFADKYSLPFSLLSDADKNVANAYGVLKNYGVVKYSARETFLIDPDGKIAKHYRKVEPKGHATDVIDSIKSLAEGSRANTQGH; encoded by the coding sequence ATGCTGGCTTTACAACGCGCATCCCGATTACTTCAACTCATCGTTTTCTCTGCGCTGTGCGCAGGCTTCTCGGCCACCGCTCTGGGCGAGACCGTCACCGAAGGCCAGGTGGCTCCAGCGTTTCGATTACAGGATCAAAACGGCAAGTGGCACGAGCTCGAGCGCTACTGTGGCCAGTGGGTGGTGCTGTATTTCTACCCCAAAGACGATACGCCGGGCTGCACGACGCAAGCCTGTGAATTTCGTGACGAGATTTATGCTTTTCGCAAGAACAACATCAACATACTTGGTGTGAGTCTCGACGACGTCAGCTCGCATGAGGAATTTGCCGACAAGTACAGCCTGCCGTTTTCGTTGCTGTCCGACGCTGACAAGAACGTGGCCAATGCCTATGGTGTGCTCAAAAATTATGGCGTCGTAAAATACTCGGCACGCGAGACGTTTCTGATCGATCCAGATGGCAAGATTGCCAAGCACTATCGCAAGGTCGAGCCCAAGGGCCATGCCACCGACGTGATTGACTCCATCAAGTCGCTAGCGGAAGGATCTCGCGCGAATACTCAGGGACACTGA
- a CDS encoding patatin-like phospholipase family protein: MRERDETKIGLVLPGGGARGAYQAGVLKAVSDMLPGDSNPFPVVSGTSAGAINATVVANNALNFHAGIDDLVEVWGNFHCAQVYRSDARYVAKTGATWLAALTLGGLGPRNPHFLLDNAPLRDLLAKYIQFDRVQRAIDQGALDAVAITASGYSQAKALSFFMGEASLAWERARRAGVATDLTLDHLMASVAVPFVFPPVKIGEEYFGDGALREAAPLSPAIHLGANRLLVIGTRDEQTMRQPNPAVFDGHPPSFGHIAGYILDTIFLDGLYADLERLTRINRLIEAGAETNFDIVDIHIIVPSKDIREIAHRHKQQFPRPVKALLRGIGAYNSGGRPLISYLLFEQTYCQELIDLGYHDAMLRKDRLLPFLQGDEVPALDGPRHIRESLM, encoded by the coding sequence ATGCGCGAACGTGACGAAACCAAAATTGGCCTGGTGTTGCCCGGTGGCGGCGCTCGCGGCGCCTATCAAGCGGGCGTTCTCAAAGCCGTGTCAGACATGTTGCCGGGGGACAGCAACCCGTTTCCCGTTGTGAGTGGCACATCGGCCGGGGCGATCAACGCGACCGTCGTAGCCAATAACGCCCTGAATTTTCATGCCGGTATTGACGATCTGGTTGAGGTTTGGGGCAACTTTCATTGCGCGCAGGTATACCGGTCCGACGCCCGATACGTGGCCAAAACCGGTGCCACCTGGCTGGCGGCGCTCACGCTCGGGGGCCTTGGACCGCGCAATCCGCATTTCTTGCTCGATAACGCGCCGCTGCGTGATCTGTTAGCCAAATACATCCAATTCGATCGTGTGCAGCGTGCCATCGATCAGGGGGCACTCGATGCGGTCGCGATCACCGCGTCTGGCTACTCGCAGGCTAAGGCCTTGTCGTTTTTTATGGGCGAGGCGTCGCTCGCTTGGGAGCGGGCGCGACGGGCCGGGGTGGCGACGGATTTGACGCTTGATCATCTCATGGCGTCTGTGGCTGTTCCCTTCGTGTTTCCGCCCGTCAAAATTGGTGAGGAGTACTTTGGCGATGGTGCTTTGCGTGAGGCGGCGCCACTCAGTCCAGCGATTCATCTTGGCGCTAACCGCCTGCTAGTGATCGGCACGCGTGACGAGCAGACCATGCGGCAGCCAAACCCGGCGGTGTTCGACGGCCATCCACCGTCCTTTGGGCATATAGCGGGGTACATTCTCGACACCATTTTTCTCGATGGACTCTATGCCGATCTTGAGCGGCTGACGCGCATTAATCGTCTCATTGAGGCGGGTGCGGAAACCAATTTCGATATTGTCGACATCCATATTATCGTTCCCAGTAAGGATATTCGCGAAATCGCGCACCGCCACAAACAACAGTTTCCGCGACCGGTCAAAGCGCTTCTGCGCGGTATTGGCGCCTACAACTCAGGCGGTCGTCCCCTCATCAGCTATTTGCTGTTTGAGCAGACGTACTGCCAAGAATTAATCGATCTTGGTTACCATGATGCGATGTTGCGAAAAGATCGCTTATTGCCGTTTTTGCAGGGCGACGAGGTGCCCGCGCTAGATGGGCCTCGCCATATTCGTGAGTCACTGATGTAA
- the ptsP gene encoding phosphoenolpyruvate--protein phosphotransferase, with amino-acid sequence MTLLMNGTGVSRGIAIGPVRLLHEIQPQARRKKILASQKRAELNRFRKALSRSEEELSTAKEQLPTSGSGTVISILDSNIAMLHDPALVEPIENYISEHLYSCEWALAVQRDELFQMFDAITDPYLRQRSLDVEETIARLLKHLKRRPAKQKKTTQSPQKFVLVSKNLAPSDLIQQQHAGLIGAVTQGGSQLSHTTIIAKSLNIPLIVHARHAMTLLDESDKLIIDGAQGTVIVNADAATTRSFKSQQSSARKARKQLDSLKARATRTRDKQQAHVLANCSEPADISKAKRLGTEGVGLYRTESLYLNRDELPDETEHFKLYRKLITKLKGDPLVVRTMDVWSSRRAPGLEQHVPMSRQPALGLRAIRLCLRHPELFLPQLRALLRAAHYGPLSMLVPMVANVQEVRDLLQMVDVTKAHLQRQRFAYNPNMPIGVMVEVPSAAISARLIAPLVDFMAIGSNDLTQYTLAMDRDDENVQPLLDPLNPAILHLIRETVKACDQHDVPVSLCGEMAGDPLYTRLLLGLGLRQFSMHPSSALEVKRQIISTDVGKIEKIARAMIRANSPLRSQRLLERINSV; translated from the coding sequence ATGACGCTGCTGATGAATGGCACGGGCGTCAGTCGCGGCATCGCCATCGGCCCGGTTAGGCTTCTGCATGAAATACAGCCTCAGGCGCGCCGCAAGAAGATCCTCGCCAGTCAAAAGCGCGCCGAACTGAATCGGTTTCGCAAAGCGCTGAGCCGTTCTGAGGAGGAACTCAGCACGGCCAAAGAGCAGCTGCCAACGAGCGGTAGTGGCACAGTCATCAGTATTCTCGATAGCAATATCGCCATGCTTCACGATCCGGCCCTCGTTGAACCCATCGAAAATTACATTTCGGAACATCTTTATTCGTGTGAGTGGGCGCTCGCCGTGCAACGCGATGAGTTGTTTCAGATGTTCGATGCGATCACTGATCCGTACTTGCGCCAGCGATCGCTCGACGTTGAAGAAACCATCGCACGGCTTCTAAAACACCTTAAACGGCGGCCCGCCAAACAAAAGAAGACCACACAGTCGCCCCAAAAATTTGTGCTCGTGAGTAAAAACCTGGCTCCTTCCGATCTTATTCAGCAGCAACATGCGGGCCTGATTGGCGCGGTAACCCAAGGCGGCAGCCAGTTGTCGCACACAACGATCATCGCCAAGAGCCTCAATATTCCGTTAATCGTTCACGCCCGACACGCTATGACGTTGCTCGATGAAAGCGACAAACTGATTATTGACGGCGCCCAGGGCACCGTGATCGTCAACGCCGACGCCGCCACCACCCGCAGCTTTAAGTCTCAGCAGTCATCCGCACGGAAAGCGCGCAAGCAGCTCGATTCGCTGAAGGCCCGCGCAACACGCACGCGAGACAAGCAGCAAGCGCATGTGCTGGCCAACTGCAGTGAACCGGCCGACATATCCAAAGCAAAGCGCCTGGGCACCGAGGGCGTCGGTTTGTACCGAACCGAGTCGCTGTATCTTAATCGCGATGAGTTGCCCGACGAGACCGAGCACTTCAAGCTATACAGAAAACTCATCACCAAGCTCAAGGGCGATCCGCTCGTCGTCCGCACGATGGACGTGTGGTCCAGTCGCCGCGCACCGGGGCTCGAACAGCACGTACCCATGTCCCGTCAACCCGCGCTCGGACTGCGCGCCATTCGCTTATGTCTGCGGCATCCAGAACTCTTCTTACCTCAGCTCCGTGCACTGCTTCGTGCCGCCCATTACGGGCCGTTATCGATGCTTGTGCCCATGGTTGCCAATGTGCAGGAAGTGCGCGATTTGCTGCAGATGGTCGATGTGACCAAGGCACACCTACAGCGCCAGCGCTTCGCGTATAACCCCAACATGCCGATTGGTGTGATGGTGGAGGTGCCGTCCGCAGCCATCTCGGCTCGGTTGATTGCGCCCCTGGTTGATTTCATGGCGATTGGCAGCAACGACCTGACGCAGTACACATTGGCTATGGACCGAGATGATGAAAACGTTCAGCCGCTGCTCGATCCGCTTAACCCAGCGATTCTTCACCTTATTCGCGAAACCGTAAAGGCGTGCGATCAACACGACGTACCCGTATCGCTGTGCGGCGAGATGGCAGGCGATCCGCTTTATACACGCTTACTGCTCGGACTGGGTTTGCGTCAATTTAGCATGCACCCGTCGAGCGCTTTGGAGGTGAAACGACAAATCATTTCCACCGACGTCGGCAAGATCGAGAAAATTGCGCGGGCCATGATCCGCGCTAACTCACCCTTACGATCGCAACGCTTGCTCGAACGCATCAACTCAGTGTAA
- a CDS encoding phosphoglycerate kinase, protein MLRMDTLDLRNKRVLIREDMNVPVKNGQVTNDRRIRACLPTLRLALEQGAAIMVMSHLGRPLEGQPDAALSLRPVADRLAALLEHPVTLSSNWLEGVDVAPGQIVMCENARFNVGEKANDEQLSRKLAALCDVYVMDAFGTAHRAQASTHGVAHYAPIACAGPLLAAELDALAKALDNPKRPLVAIVGGSKVSTKLTLLESLMPRVDQLIVGGGIANTFIAAAGHDVGQSLYEPDLVDTARTLIERGKQGGATIPIPQDVVVAKSFSADAEAIVKSVDAMAEDDQALDIGPESAEQLAALLEGAGTIVWNGPVGVFEFAAFAEGTRVVGEAIARSHAFSIAGGGDTLAALDAFGIGDGMSYISTGGGAFLEFLEGKTLPAVAILQERAAE, encoded by the coding sequence ATGTTGAGAATGGACACCCTCGATCTTCGTAATAAGCGAGTGCTGATTCGCGAAGACATGAATGTGCCGGTCAAGAACGGCCAAGTGACCAATGATCGCCGCATTCGAGCGTGTTTGCCGACCTTGCGCTTGGCGCTCGAGCAAGGCGCCGCCATTATGGTCATGTCGCATCTCGGTCGTCCCCTAGAAGGGCAACCGGATGCGGCGTTGTCGTTGCGACCGGTGGCAGACCGGCTGGCCGCATTGCTCGAGCACCCCGTCACGCTGTCGAGCAATTGGCTCGAGGGCGTGGACGTCGCACCGGGTCAGATTGTGATGTGCGAGAACGCTCGATTTAATGTGGGCGAAAAGGCCAATGATGAGCAGTTATCGCGCAAACTGGCCGCGCTGTGCGATGTGTATGTAATGGACGCGTTTGGTACCGCTCACCGGGCGCAGGCGTCGACGCATGGGGTCGCTCACTATGCCCCGATTGCGTGCGCGGGCCCACTGCTCGCGGCCGAACTCGATGCGCTGGCTAAGGCGCTCGACAATCCAAAGCGCCCCTTGGTTGCCATCGTCGGTGGCTCCAAAGTGTCGACCAAGCTGACGCTCTTAGAATCCCTAATGCCGCGTGTCGATCAACTCATCGTTGGTGGCGGCATTGCGAACACGTTTATTGCTGCGGCGGGACATGACGTCGGCCAGTCACTCTATGAGCCCGATCTGGTTGATACGGCACGGACGCTTATCGAGCGGGGCAAACAGGGCGGTGCCACCATTCCCATTCCGCAGGACGTGGTGGTAGCCAAGTCGTTTTCGGCGGATGCCGAGGCCATCGTGAAGTCAGTCGACGCCATGGCGGAGGATGATCAAGCGCTCGATATTGGTCCTGAATCGGCCGAACAGCTTGCCGCGCTGTTAGAGGGCGCCGGTACGATCGTTTGGAATGGGCCGGTTGGGGTATTTGAATTTGCCGCGTTTGCCGAGGGCACCCGGGTGGTGGGCGAAGCGATTGCGCGCAGTCATGCGTTTTCAATTGCAGGCGGAGGCGATACGCTGGCCGCACTCGATGCATTTGGGATCGGCGACGGAATGTCGTACATCTCGACCGGCGGTGGCGCCTTTCTTGAATTTCTCGAAGGAAAGACGCTGCCAGCCGTGGCGATATTGCAGGAGCGTGCCGCCGAGTAA
- a CDS encoding VWA domain-containing protein, whose protein sequence is MLVNFFYHLKRSGLPVSTTEFLALLDTLKANLADSNLHNFYLLARTVLVKDETRYDLFDRAFGDFFDGVEALYNDELHQIPEEWLRQQLEQYLTDEEKAQIEAMGDWDELMETLRQRLEEQQERHEGGSKWIGTGGTSPFGAYGYNPEGVRIGGESRHGSAVKVWQERQYRNLDADVEIGTRNIKMALRRLRLFAREGSADQFDLDDTIASTARNAGWLDIKMRPEKRNTIKVLLFFDVGGSMDPYIRLCEELFSAARTEFKNLEYFYFHNFVYESVWKDNYRRHNERLSVHELMRTYGRDYKLIFVGDATMSPYEITYPGGSIEHFNEEAGAVWLNRLLQHFGSAAWLNPVREADWHYTPSIGITRELMTDRMYPLTLGGLDQAVKGLRKSQITTPLVPA, encoded by the coding sequence ATGCTCGTTAACTTTTTTTATCATCTGAAGCGTTCGGGATTACCGGTATCGACCACCGAGTTTCTGGCCTTGCTCGACACGCTCAAAGCGAACCTCGCCGACTCGAATCTGCACAATTTTTATCTGTTGGCCCGCACCGTGCTGGTGAAGGACGAGACTCGGTACGATTTATTCGACCGGGCGTTCGGCGATTTTTTTGATGGGGTTGAAGCGCTTTACAATGACGAGCTTCATCAAATCCCGGAGGAATGGTTGCGACAGCAGTTGGAGCAGTATTTAACCGACGAAGAAAAAGCACAAATTGAAGCGATGGGCGATTGGGACGAGCTCATGGAAACCTTGAGACAGCGCCTTGAGGAACAGCAGGAGCGGCATGAGGGTGGCAGCAAGTGGATAGGCACGGGCGGTACTTCACCCTTTGGTGCCTACGGTTACAACCCCGAAGGCGTGCGAATCGGTGGCGAGTCGCGTCACGGATCGGCCGTCAAGGTTTGGCAAGAGCGTCAATATCGCAACCTGGATGCGGATGTCGAGATCGGAACGCGCAATATTAAAATGGCCTTGCGGCGGTTACGCCTGTTTGCTCGCGAAGGCTCAGCCGATCAGTTTGACCTGGATGACACCATCGCCTCCACCGCGCGAAATGCGGGTTGGCTGGATATTAAGATGCGTCCCGAAAAGCGCAACACGATCAAGGTGCTGCTGTTTTTTGATGTCGGCGGCTCCATGGATCCGTATATCCGGCTTTGCGAAGAGTTATTTTCCGCTGCGCGCACCGAGTTTAAAAATCTCGAGTACTTTTACTTTCACAATTTTGTTTATGAGTCGGTGTGGAAGGACAACTACCGGCGCCACAATGAACGTCTGAGCGTTCATGAGCTAATGCGGACGTATGGTCGGGATTACAAACTCATTTTTGTGGGTGATGCGACCATGAGTCCGTATGAGATTACCTATCCCGGTGGCAGTATCGAACACTTCAATGAAGAGGCCGGCGCGGTTTGGCTCAACCGGTTGTTGCAACATTTTGGTAGCGCCGCCTGGCTCAACCCTGTGCGCGAAGCCGATTGGCACTACACGCCATCGATCGGCATCACGCGCGAGCTGATGACAGATCGCATGTACCCGCTCACGCTCGGTGGACTTGATCAGGCGGTAAAGGGCTTGCGAAAGTCGCAGATCACGACGCCACTTGTGCCCGCCTGA
- the mgtE gene encoding magnesium transporter: MNTETTQHQPTRLETLRSALQSGALRPIQGLLQSLHPAEIAHLLEALPVDERNIVWGLMDPDDEGETLLHVNDEVRIKLIDGMEDTELLAAVDGMEVDDLADLLGDLPEAITQGVLKAMDSQNRARLREVLSYPEDVAGGLMNIDTITIRPDVTLEVVWRYLRALDNVPDTTDTLFVVNRYGKYLGLVYVTRLLTHDASVTVADIMDTSIEGIEAETDAHVVVDIFEKRDLVSAPVVDAESRLLGRITIDDVVDVLREEAEHSLMSMAGLDETEDMFAPVATSARRRAIWLGVNLATAFIAASVVGVFDATIEKVVALAVLMPVVASMGGVAGMQTLTLVIRGMALGQIERSNARWMLLKEISIGTLNGFAWAIVVSLVTVLWWGTWDIAAVIAGAMIINLLIAAAAGVLVPLILKRLNIDPALAGSVVLTTVTDVVGFAAFLGLGALFLT; encoded by the coding sequence GTGAACACCGAAACCACTCAGCATCAACCGACTCGCCTTGAAACGTTGCGTTCTGCGCTGCAAAGCGGTGCACTGCGGCCAATCCAAGGCCTACTACAAAGTCTGCACCCAGCCGAAATCGCGCATTTGCTCGAAGCGCTACCCGTCGATGAGCGCAATATTGTTTGGGGACTCATGGATCCCGATGATGAAGGGGAAACGCTGCTTCACGTCAATGATGAAGTGCGGATCAAACTCATTGACGGCATGGAAGACACCGAGTTGCTGGCGGCTGTTGACGGCATGGAGGTCGACGACCTGGCGGATCTGCTTGGCGATTTACCTGAGGCGATCACACAAGGTGTGCTCAAAGCGATGGATTCGCAGAATCGCGCGCGCCTGCGCGAAGTTCTCAGCTATCCGGAGGATGTCGCCGGTGGCCTGATGAACATCGACACCATCACCATCCGTCCCGATGTCACACTGGAAGTCGTGTGGCGCTATCTTCGTGCACTCGATAACGTTCCAGACACCACCGACACGCTGTTTGTTGTCAATCGTTACGGCAAATACCTTGGCCTGGTGTACGTGACGCGACTGCTAACTCACGATGCGTCAGTTACCGTGGCGGATATCATGGATACGAGCATCGAAGGCATCGAGGCCGAAACTGACGCCCACGTTGTGGTCGACATTTTTGAGAAGCGCGACCTGGTGTCCGCCCCGGTGGTGGATGCGGAATCACGCCTTCTGGGCCGCATTACCATCGACGATGTCGTGGATGTTCTGCGTGAAGAGGCCGAGCACTCACTGATGAGCATGGCCGGCCTCGACGAAACCGAAGATATGTTCGCGCCAGTGGCCACCAGCGCGCGTCGTCGCGCCATCTGGCTTGGTGTTAATCTTGCGACCGCGTTTATCGCCGCGTCCGTGGTCGGTGTATTCGACGCGACCATCGAAAAGGTCGTGGCGCTCGCGGTGCTGATGCCGGTTGTCGCCAGCATGGGTGGCGTGGCGGGTATGCAAACGTTGACGCTGGTGATCCGCGGCATGGCGCTGGGCCAAATCGAGCGATCAAACGCACGCTGGATGCTGCTTAAAGAAATTTCCATCGGCACATTGAACGGCTTTGCATGGGCGATTGTGGTCTCGCTGGTCACCGTGCTGTGGTGGGGCACCTGGGACATCGCCGCTGTGATCGCTGGCGCCATGATCATCAATCTGTTGATCGCCGCGGCGGCCGGTGTATTGGTTCCTCTGATTCTAAAACGCCTAAATATTGATCCGGCGCTCGCGGGCAGCGTGGTGCTGACCACGGTAACCGACGTGGTCGGCTTTGCCGCTTTTTTAGGGCTTGGCGCGCTGTTTCTCACCTAA
- the pyk gene encoding pyruvate kinase, giving the protein MRRRTKIVATLGPATDDPQLMGDLFDAGVNVVRLNFSHGDRDSHRQRVEQVRRIAASRGHDIGVLGDLQGPKIRIERFRDGSIELANGDAFVLDMELGTHDGDQQRVGVTYKNLCNDVQSGDLLLLNDGQIAMRVDRVDGPRIHCVVKRGGVLSNSKGINRMGGGLSAEALTDKDRADITLAAELGVDYLAISFPRSGEDIERARTLLREAGGEGYLIAKIERAEAVDNIEEIVDASDAVMVARGDLGVEIGDAELPGVQKHIIELTRERDSVVITATQMMESMINNAIPTRAEVLDVANAVLDGTDAVMLSAETATGRFPLEAVKAMDRVCRGAERQKVTQVSHHRVDKRFRRVDEAIAMATMYTANHLNVKAIVALTESGSTSLWASRIRSGKPIFAVTRHEETRRRVTLYRGVYPLAADFGQSAHEDLNRDIKALLLEKNIVEEGDWIILTKGELSGVTGGTNAMIILKI; this is encoded by the coding sequence ATGCGACGCAGAACCAAAATTGTGGCAACGCTTGGTCCGGCTACGGACGACCCGCAGCTGATGGGCGATTTGTTTGATGCGGGCGTGAATGTCGTGCGCCTGAATTTCTCGCACGGTGACCGAGACAGTCATCGCCAGCGCGTCGAACAGGTGCGGCGTATTGCGGCGTCGCGGGGTCACGACATCGGCGTGCTGGGCGATCTGCAGGGACCCAAGATTCGAATTGAGCGCTTCCGGGATGGCTCGATTGAGCTGGCAAACGGCGATGCGTTTGTGCTCGACATGGAGCTGGGCACCCATGACGGCGATCAGCAGCGTGTCGGCGTAACGTATAAAAATCTGTGCAACGACGTGCAATCGGGCGATCTACTGTTGCTTAACGATGGGCAAATTGCCATGCGCGTCGATCGGGTCGACGGCCCTCGCATTCATTGTGTGGTCAAGCGTGGCGGTGTGCTGTCCAACAGTAAGGGCATCAACCGCATGGGGGGTGGTCTTTCGGCCGAAGCATTGACCGACAAAGACCGAGCCGATATCACGTTGGCCGCTGAGTTAGGCGTTGACTATCTGGCGATCTCGTTCCCACGCTCCGGTGAAGATATTGAGCGCGCACGCACACTGTTGCGCGAGGCCGGCGGCGAAGGCTATCTGATCGCTAAGATTGAACGCGCCGAGGCCGTCGACAACATCGAAGAGATTGTCGACGCGTCGGATGCCGTGATGGTTGCTCGAGGCGATTTGGGCGTGGAGATCGGTGATGCCGAACTGCCGGGTGTGCAAAAGCACATTATTGAGTTAACGCGCGAACGCGACAGTGTAGTGATCACCGCCACGCAAATGATGGAGTCGATGATTAACAATGCGATTCCCACACGCGCTGAAGTGCTTGATGTGGCCAATGCGGTGCTCGATGGCACCGATGCGGTCATGCTGTCGGCGGAAACCGCAACAGGCCGTTTTCCACTGGAGGCGGTAAAAGCCATGGACCGGGTATGCCGTGGCGCGGAGCGGCAAAAGGTGACGCAAGTATCCCACCATCGCGTCGACAAGCGGTTTCGTCGGGTCGATGAGGCCATCGCCATGGCGACGATGTACACCGCCAATCATCTCAACGTCAAAGCGATTGTGGCACTGACCGAATCGGGCTCCACCAGTCTTTGGGCCTCGCGCATTCGCTCCGGCAAGCCGATCTTCGCGGTGACGCGGCACGAGGAAACACGCCGCCGCGTAACGCTCTATCGTGGCGTTTATCCGTTGGCTGCGGATTTTGGTCAATCCGCTCACGAGGACCTCAATCGCGACATCAAGGCCTTGCTGTTGGAAAAGAACATCGTCGAAGAGGGTGATTGGATCATTCTCACCAAAGGCGAACTATCGGGTGTGACTGGCGGTACTAACGCCATGATAATTTTAAAGATTTAG